CTGCATTCCGAGTTTAAATGCCTTCAGGAGATCTCCAGTTACAGAACTTTTTCCAATCCGCTCTTTGTAATTCACCGGAATCTGTACGGAATGAAGTTTGAAACGGTATCCGAGGAGTATCATTTCCGGTCCGAAAAAATTGGTTCCTACACGAAAATGAGGTTCCAGAATTCGCAAGGCATCCCGGTGGATCAGCCGGTAGGTGCAGCCCACGTCACTCAAGGAGTTCGTATTAAAGAGAACTTCTATTAGTTTTGCCGTGAACCAATTCCCCCATTTCAGAAACCTGCCCATATTCGCGCCTTCCCAGATGAAGTTACTGACGGTACGAGAACCATAAACAATGGGGACATCACTGGAATATGCGAGAAATTTGTGAATATCGGATGCAAGAAACGTGTCATCCGGTTCGCAAACAACGATTAGATCACCCGTAGCTTCCTGAAAGCCTCTCCTGATTGCGTGGCGTAGCCCTGTTTCGATTCATACACTTCACGTGCGCTGGTTTTTGCAACTTCTTCGGAAGTCCCTTCTGCAGCGTTGTTGTTTACTACGATGATTTCATCCACAACGGCCAACCTTTCGAAATCTTCAATTACTTTGCGGATTGAATCTTTTTCGTTATATGTGGGCAAGATCAAGGAAATCTTGAACTTTTCGAACATCAATCCATTTTATCAGCTACCACGAGCATTTGTTTTGCTCCAACTCGATAAGGGAGCGCCAAATAGAGTTTTGTCAGCAAGTATGATTTTGGAAGTCGCGAATGGAAACTGAAGGGCAGAAAACGTTTGATGACTTTTCGAATTGTGTATTTCTTCGTTTTCAAGAAATCTGTAAGACTATGATGGCTGAAGGCTTTCACGTGGGTGAAATCATCCCAGTATTCACGGTAGCAATAATAATAGTTGGGTTGAATCAATATGATTCGCCCTCGCTTCTTTAAGATTCTATCTATCTCTCGGAAGAGCGCTTCCAGTTCGGAATCGTTCAAATGCTCTAGAAAATTGCTTGCAAAAATTGTGTCCATTGAATGAGGCTCCAGCGGGAGCGCGGTTGCCGTGGATTGAACAAAAATAACATCCTTTTCGCAGTATTTCTGGCACTCTGCTTTGATATCGACTGCGTATTTCCTGCCTGCATGAATCTGATTGATAAAGTCGCAGAAACCGGGTCCCAGTTCAAGAATTGCTGAGTCTTCCGGGATTTCAGGCTGCAAGTATTCACAAATCGCTTTCCACACTCTTTTTCTATCGTAATGGAAGGACATTCGTGTTGTGAAGTAATCGGCTGTCATTGCTTCCACCATAGGACCCCTGCCAGCGTTGAGCTTATCATAGGTGCTTGTGCGATTTTATAGCAACGATTCCTGAATCTGTAAATCTGAACTGAGGAAACCGCAGAAACGTGGACTTTTCGTCGTGGCGATTCTGCCGTCTGCTATTGGCATCTCTGCTACAATGGTAGTAGGAAAATGATCGAGCAGCTGGGCCCCTACCAGATCCTAGAAAAAATTAGCAAAGGCGGAATGGGAACCGTCTACAAAGCATATCACCCGGCGCTCGACCGGCATGTCGCAATCAAAGTTCTTGCCGCGCGATTCTCCAGTGATGAAAATTTTGTGCAACGGTTCAAGAAAGAAGCGCGGATCGTTGCACGATTGGAACATCCTCACATTCTGCCCGTTTACGATTTTGCTTTTGAAGGAGACACGGCCTACCTTGTCATGAAACTGGTGGAGGGAAGCTCCCTTTACGCTCACATCGGTCCACGCGGAATGGCGCCCACACGCGCCATGATGATTGTTGAAGCTGTTGCCCAAGCCCTGTCCCATGCGCACAGGAGAAACATCATTCACCGCGACATCAAACCGGACAACATCCTCATCGATGAAACCGAATGGGTTTACCTCAGCGACTTCGGGATGGCCAAAATGGTAACCACCACCGGCCCCACCGGCGAAGGAACCATCATGGGCACTCCTGAATACATGTCACCGGAACAGGCGCAGGGCAAAACTGTGGATTTTCGTTCCGACATTTATTCTCTCACCGTTCTCATCTTTCACATTCTCACTGGCACTTTGCCGTTTAAAGGAAGTCATCCACTCGCAACAATCAAACAGGTCATCTACGATCCTTTTCCGGAAATTACAAGTCAAAATCCTCAGCTGCCCAAATTACTCGATCCGCTTCTTCAAAAAGGCGCATCGAAAAATCCTGAAGATAGATTCGGAGACGTGGAAGAGCTCGTAAAAATGCTTGGTGCTGTTCTCACGTCTGCGGCGTTACCAAAAACGCAGGAACTCTTTCTCCGGAAATCCAGAATTGCGGTCCTTCCCTTCGCTGTCGATGAACCGGAGAAAAAATGGCTATCGGACGCCGTTCTTGAGCTTCTCGCAGAGGACCTATCCCAGAATTACGAGTTGTACGTTCTTCCCGGGGATCAGGTGATCCGGATGTGCAGGAACATTGCGGACCATTCTTGGGGACCGGAGTCACTGCAGCGTTTCTTCGAACTTTCCAGAGCCGATTATGTCGTCACAGGAAAAATTTCGGAAAACAAAATTCGATATGAGATGAAGATCTCAACGACCTTTGAAGTCCTGGCGGAAGGAGAAGTGGAAGGAACGATTCCTTTTCATCAGGTTTCCCAGATTGCGCAAAAGATTCGCGCCAAGCTGGACGTCAAGGAGCCGAAACTGATCTCGTTGGAACAGCTTTTTCACGGAAATCCTTCCCTGCTCCAGCAATATGCGGTCGGAATTCGCGCTTACCGGGATGGAAAGTATCTGGAAAGCGAAAAAGCTTTATCACTCGCCACCAGACAGGAACCTTCTTTTGCTCCTGCTCATATCTATCTGGCCCGGGCCCTTAAGGAACGCGGCTTTCCTCAGCAAGCCCAGGAAGCGGCGCAACAGGCAATGCAATTGTCTTCCAATCTCCCCATTTCCGCCGCCTCCTTTTTGAAAGCTCAGTATTTTGAGATTACAAACAATTGGGCAAAAGCGGCTGAAATTCATCATGAGTTTCACAATCAATTTCCGGAAGTTATTGAATACCTGGTGCTCTGGGGAGAAGCGCTCGTGCGCGCCGACCGTTTGGATGAAGCCGCGAATGTTTTCTACGAGATCTGTGAAAAAGAGGGACGCCTTGGTTTGGGCTGGCAGAAGCTGGCACGAATTGAATTCATGCAGGAAAAGTACGAGCAGGCGTGGTATCACTACAAGCGCGCTCAGAAGTTATACGCTGCTCATCAGCATTCGGGCGGACTGGCCGCGACCTATATGGGACTGGCTGAAATCTCAGAGAAACGGAATGAATGGAATACCGCGATTGATTACTATCAACGCGCGGTCGAAGCATTCAATCATTTGAAATGGTATCGCGGAGTCGCTGAAGCAAAGTTCCGGCTTACGCTTGCCTATAAAAAGCAAGGAATGTACTCGGCGGTGCTTCCTCTTTCGAAGGAATGTCTGGATCTTTTCCAGGAGTCGGGAGTGCTCTATCAGGAGGTACTTTGTCTTCGGGAAATGCTCACAGAACCATTGCAGCCGCTCGATGCGTTGGAGTTTTCTGATCGCGCGATAGACAGCGCCACGCAGATTCAAAATAATTCGCTGATTATCTCCATCGTTCCGCTGAAACTGCGGTGGCTTATTGAATCGGAACAGCCGGACACTGCGCTGAGAATCTACAGCGAATACTATCCGAGGCTACTGGAAGGTTCCCGCGATTTGCATTTTCCATTGGCGCAATTGCAAATTGGACGCGCATTAATGCACCAGGAACGGTTTGTGGAAGCACACCAGCAAGTCGAGCAGGCGATCCGTGTGTTGAAACGGACCGAGAACCCGCAGCTTATCGCAAGCGCTCTTCTCATACAGTGCGAATTATTTTTGCGGGAAAATCAATTGATTCAAGCTCACGAAACTGTGGATGAAGCAAGTACAATCGTGGAAAGATTGGCGGACAAGGAAATGATTCTGGAAGTGGATCTCATGCGTGCGCGCGTTTTACAAGCCGAAGGGCAACGCGTTAAACTACTGCAGATTTATTTGCGCGCCCTCAAAACCGCGGAGGATCTCGGCCGCGGCACACTCGTCCATGAGCTCAGAGGCTCCATCGAACAACTCCGCGTAGTCAATACGCAATAATTTTAACGCAGAGATGCAGAGGCGTAGAGGTCGCAGAGGAAAATATGTTTAAAATCCTCCGCGTCTCCGCGTCTCCGCGTCTCTGCGTTAAGAGTTTTATTCCACTACGAAATGGGCGCGGCGGTTGGAGCCCCACGCTGTTTCATCGTGACCTTTTTCAAATGGACGATTTTCCCCATAGCTAAGCGTGTGCATCTTGTCAGGATCCAGCCCCAAAGAGATGAGATATTCTTTTGCGGCTCTCGCCCGGCGGTCACCCAGCGCTAAATTGTATTCCTCCGTGCCGCGCTCATCGCAATGGCCTTCAATCCTGATGCGCGGTAAACCCTGATTCTGTACCGCGCGGGCATTCGTTTGCAAAACAGGCACTTGAGTTTCGCCGATGTCGAAACTGTCATATTCAAAAAACACAGGATTGAGATCCCCTTCCCCCAGTAAATATTCGGCGCCGGATCCATTTTCCAGAGCCCTCTCATCCTTATCCTGGATGGGTTCAAAGGGTTGATCGTCCGTTTTCTCAATCGGATCCACCATCGCATTCGCTCCGGATCTATCTCTAGTGCTGCATCCAGCTGCAAGAAATAGAATCAACGCCAAGATCATGAAAAGTTTCAAAGTATTACCCTCCTTCTACTGTATTAGACAGAGGCGAAGGAATTCTGGCTTTAAGAAAACGCGATGGATTGCTTTTCGGGAGCGAAGTAACTCAATTCGAGTGCGCGACGCAATTGCAGACGCGCGCGATGCAGCATCACCCACAGATTGGATTCAGAAATTGCCAGGGCCCTGCAAATTTCATCACTACTCATTTCATCCATTTCTCGCAAAATAAATACTTGAGCCAATCTGGGAGGCAACATCGCAAGACAACGTTCCAGGGCTTCCCAGAATTCTTTTTTCTCTATCGATCGGATCGGGTCAGTGCCCCAATCTTTTGGACCTGCCTGTTCGGTCCAGTGTCCGATCCATTCCCCTGTCGTGCGAAACATTTCTTCCTGTTCCGTTGGAATGATGCCGGAAGTTTCGAGAGGGACCTCTCTTCGTTGTTTTCGGAAATGATCCATGATTTTGTGTTTGAGAATTCCGATGAGCCAGGTCCTTTCTGAGGATTGACCTTCGAATCGAGCCTTTGATTGAAGCGCCGCAAGGAAAGTTTCTTGAACGACTTCCTCGGCAAGCGCCCGGTCGCGCAGGCGGAACAAGGCATAGCGGAACATGGTTTCTCCATGTTGATCCACCCAAGCCGTAGGATCGGACAACGCTGTTTTTTCAGGCATTACTCAAGCATCCTTGCGGACAATCCGGAAGCGTAAAGAACATTCCGGACTTCCATTCCACAATTCAAAATGAAAATGCGATCGTTCATCAGCTGGGCCAAAGCCTCAACTGCTTTAAAACAAATGAACCATACCTGAGCGAAATCAAGAATGACGTGGCGTCCGTTGTGGCTCTGAATCAAACTCATTTCATTTCTCCATTCGGCAACATGTTCCTCTGTGATCTTTCCTTCGATTCGAAAGATTTGGGTCGCGTCATTCTCAAATGTTTTGCTGATTCGAAACATCTTTTTCTTCCCGGTTTACTCCACTGCGAAAACGATGCCAATCATAAGCACACGTCATCCGGAGCGATGTAAGTTTCCTCCTGACAATGACTTGTATGTTTAGTTACAGTTGATGGTGTGTTTATTTCCGGAAGCGGAGAGTCAATATGTTGACACCGAGTCAAGATGTTGACAGCTTGATAAAGGGGAGGAACATCGCTAGAGAGGTCTTTCAATTCCGAGTTTTTTCATTCTTGCAAGCAATGTGGTCCGGTTCAGGCCGAGTAGTTTTGCTGCGCCGGTTGGACCACCAACAATCCAGTTCGTTTTTTCCAGGGCCTCCAAAATATGCGCCCGCTCAAAATCCTGCAGTTTTGGAATTGTCTCAGACAGTGATTGAGAAAGTGAGATTCCAAGTTGTTCGATTTGCAGTTCTCCGCCATCGCATAAAATAACCGCTCGTTCCAGCACATTCGCCAGTTCCCGGACATTACCCGGCCAGGTATAGGAACGAAGCATTTCTTCGGCAGCCGCAGAAATGCGATCTATTTTTTTCGCCATCCGTCTCGAAAATTTCGACACAAAATGACTTACCAGAAACGGAATGTCTTCCGTTCTTTCCCGCAAAGGCGGCAGTGCAACAGGGAAAATGTTTAAGCGGTAAAAAAGGTCATTGCGGAACGCGCCTGTTCGCGCTTGTTCTTGAAGATTCCTGTTGGTGGCGGCAATCACTCGAACATCGACACTCAGGGTCTGCGTTCCTCCCACGCGTTCGAATTCCTGTTCTTGAAGCACTCGAAGTAATTTGATCTGTGTTTCGATCGGCAGTTCTCCCACTTCATCCAGAAAAATCGATCCGCCGTCGGCCAGTTCAAATTTCCCTTTCTTTCTAGTAATTGCTCCCGTAAATGCTCCTTTTTCATGTCCAAACAATTCGCTTTCAATCAGACCGGAGGGAAGAGCAGCACAATTCACAATGATCAACGCTCTTTCTTTGCGGGTACTGCAATCGTGGATTGCCCGCGCCACCAATTCCTTACCGGTTCCTGTTTCTCCGGTGATCAAAACCGTTGAATCCGTGGGCGCAACGCGGTCGATGCTTTGAAAAACCTTTTTCACTGCCTGCGAGACGCCGATGATCTCCTGGGAGTTGTGCTGGATCTTGATCTCTTCCTGAAGGTATGTGTTTTCAATCTGCA
The nucleotide sequence above comes from bacterium. Encoded proteins:
- a CDS encoding serine/threonine-protein kinase codes for the protein MIEQLGPYQILEKISKGGMGTVYKAYHPALDRHVAIKVLAARFSSDENFVQRFKKEARIVARLEHPHILPVYDFAFEGDTAYLVMKLVEGSSLYAHIGPRGMAPTRAMMIVEAVAQALSHAHRRNIIHRDIKPDNILIDETEWVYLSDFGMAKMVTTTGPTGEGTIMGTPEYMSPEQAQGKTVDFRSDIYSLTVLIFHILTGTLPFKGSHPLATIKQVIYDPFPEITSQNPQLPKLLDPLLQKGASKNPEDRFGDVEELVKMLGAVLTSAALPKTQELFLRKSRIAVLPFAVDEPEKKWLSDAVLELLAEDLSQNYELYVLPGDQVIRMCRNIADHSWGPESLQRFFELSRADYVVTGKISENKIRYEMKISTTFEVLAEGEVEGTIPFHQVSQIAQKIRAKLDVKEPKLISLEQLFHGNPSLLQQYAVGIRAYRDGKYLESEKALSLATRQEPSFAPAHIYLARALKERGFPQQAQEAAQQAMQLSSNLPISAASFLKAQYFEITNNWAKAAEIHHEFHNQFPEVIEYLVLWGEALVRADRLDEAANVFYEICEKEGRLGLGWQKLARIEFMQEKYEQAWYHYKRAQKLYAAHQHSGGLAATYMGLAEISEKRNEWNTAIDYYQRAVEAFNHLKWYRGVAEAKFRLTLAYKKQGMYSAVLPLSKECLDLFQESGVLYQEVLCLREMLTEPLQPLDALEFSDRAIDSATQIQNNSLIISIVPLKLRWLIESEQPDTALRIYSEYYPRLLEGSRDLHFPLAQLQIGRALMHQERFVEAHQQVEQAIRVLKRTENPQLIASALLIQCELFLRENQLIQAHETVDEASTIVERLADKEMILEVDLMRARVLQAEGQRVKLLQIYLRALKTAEDLGRGTLVHELRGSIEQLRVVNTQ
- a CDS encoding sigma-70 family RNA polymerase sigma factor, encoding MPEKTALSDPTAWVDQHGETMFRYALFRLRDRALAEEVVQETFLAALQSKARFEGQSSERTWLIGILKHKIMDHFRKQRREVPLETSGIIPTEQEEMFRTTGEWIGHWTEQAGPKDWGTDPIRSIEKKEFWEALERCLAMLPPRLAQVFILREMDEMSSDEICRALAISESNLWVMLHRARLQLRRALELSYFAPEKQSIAFS
- a CDS encoding class I SAM-dependent methyltransferase, with translation MVEAMTADYFTTRMSFHYDRKRVWKAICEYLQPEIPEDSAILELGPGFCDFINQIHAGRKYAVDIKAECQKYCEKDVIFVQSTATALPLEPHSMDTIFASNFLEHLNDSELEALFREIDRILKKRGRIILIQPNYYYCYREYWDDFTHVKAFSHHSLTDFLKTKKYTIRKVIKRFLPFSFHSRLPKSYLLTKLYLALPYRVGAKQMLVVADKMD
- a CDS encoding OmpA family protein, producing MKLFMILALILFLAAGCSTRDRSGANAMVDPIEKTDDQPFEPIQDKDERALENGSGAEYLLGEGDLNPVFFEYDSFDIGETQVPVLQTNARAVQNQGLPRIRIEGHCDERGTEEYNLALGDRRARAAKEYLISLGLDPDKMHTLSYGENRPFEKGHDETAWGSNRRAHFVVE